The proteins below are encoded in one region of Myxococcales bacterium:
- a CDS encoding autotransporter domain-containing protein, which produces MSHRVRTALTSSLLTSSLSIVSPAGAQAPMPPPAPAPTVAPAAPVPPGPPAAGYYYPTPPPPLPPPTASGAKLGVHEHEGFFLRMGLGFSSMLTKTEGTLGQPDPGGDFSGNGGALELLLGGTPARGFVIGGGLVLHSWPEPSYDNGGTRTRLNGAQLGSSFLALFGQLYFDRTSGGYVQALVAGAEQTYRYEEAGETKEAGLSGFALALGGGYDFWVGEEWSLGPELRLSYARVEHEDAGVTTRHRTLALTLSFSATLH; this is translated from the coding sequence ATGTCGCATCGGGTACGCACGGCGCTGACGAGCTCATTGCTCACCTCGAGCCTCAGCATCGTGAGCCCGGCAGGGGCACAAGCGCCCATGCCGCCGCCTGCGCCTGCGCCGACCGTCGCGCCCGCCGCTCCGGTGCCGCCGGGGCCCCCGGCCGCCGGCTACTACTATCCCACCCCACCCCCGCCACTGCCGCCCCCAACCGCCAGCGGCGCGAAGCTGGGGGTGCACGAGCACGAGGGGTTCTTCCTGCGGATGGGGCTGGGGTTCTCGAGCATGCTGACCAAGACGGAAGGAACGCTGGGTCAGCCCGACCCCGGCGGCGACTTCAGTGGAAATGGGGGCGCGCTCGAGTTGCTCCTGGGTGGCACGCCAGCGCGCGGGTTCGTGATCGGCGGCGGGCTCGTGCTCCATTCCTGGCCCGAACCCAGCTACGACAACGGAGGCACCCGCACGCGCCTGAACGGCGCACAGCTCGGCTCGTCATTCCTGGCGCTGTTCGGTCAGCTCTACTTCGACAGAACCAGCGGCGGCTACGTACAAGCCCTCGTGGCTGGCGCCGAACAGACCTATCGCTACGAAGAAGCCGGTGAGACCAAGGAGGCGGGGCTGTCCGGCTTCGCCCTGGCCCTGGGCGGCGGCTACGACTTCTGGGTCGGCGAAGAGTGGAGCCTCGGGCCCGAGCTACGCCTGAGCTACGCGCGTGTGGAGCACGAGGATGCCGGGGTCACGACTCGACATCGCACCCTTGCGCTCACGCTCTCTTTCAGCGCAACCCTGCACTGA